CCCAAGTCGCAAGGGAGTTTCATCTTGATTTTTCCCGCCACAGCCGCCATATAGGAGGGCGACGAGCGGCAGCCTCGATCATAGCGCGGGGATGGTCGCCATGAAAAGGTGTTGTCGCTGAAACGGATTGGCTACGAATTAGTGAGGGCAGAACGATGCAACGGACTGTGGGCAGGATAGCACTGTGGACGATCGTGGCAATGATGGTCGTTGGGCTGGTGGGCTGCAAGGGGGCTCTGGAATCGGGCTCGACCGGGAAGAAGGTGATGTTGTGGAACGGCCAGGATTTTGCGGGCTGGCAGCGCGTTCTGGCCGATCCGGCAGTGGATGTCGACGACGTCTGGTGGGTCCGGGGCGATGCGATCCACTGCAAGGGAGAGCCGTTCGGCTATCTGCGCACGGAGCAGCGATACAGCGACTACCACCTCCATCTGGAGTGGCGATGGCCTGAAACGCCGACCAACAGCGGCGTGTTGCTCCATATGAACGGTCCCGACAAGATCTGGCCCGAGTGCATCGAAGTTCAGCTCAAAGCGGGCAACGCCGGCGATTTCGTGCTGATGAACGGGACCGGCCTGACCGTCGACGGGACCGACCGCAGGGACACGTCCAAGCGGTTCGTGGTGATCCCCAAGAAGGCGGCCACCAGCGAAAAGCCCGCCGGCCAGTGGAACAGCTACGACATCCACTGCAAAGGCGGCTCCATCCGCGTCTACGTCAACGGCGTTCTCCAGAACGAGGGCACGAATGCCTCCCCGATGGCCGGATTTATCGGTCTCCAGAGCGAAGGCAGCCCCATCGAGTTCCGGAATATCTATATCCTTCCGCTCAACTGACCCAGGACCCTCGGGTCTCTGGAGCAGCGGACGGGCCGGCTTGTCTCGTGGGCGTTTCCTAACATGGCCGTTGACAGGCTCAGAAGCGGCAGTCCCGATCCCGATGCAGGTCGAGATCGGGATGTCCGAGAATCCCCTTGCCCGCTCGGGGGCGATCTGGTATAAATGTAGGGTGGCTGCGAGGGCCCGTGATGGGCCGGTGCAGCCGGCGGATTGCAGGGTTCTGTATGGAGCGGACCGTCAAGTGCGGTTGTAGTGCCGGTCGGAATCGAGCGTCCTGACGAAGGACGTCCGCAGATTGGAGGCTGGCGGGGGGTTTTCGCACTTTCGGTGCCGTCTATCCGTGGTTTGTTGCTGTCGGGCAATTCATCCGCGTATCGGGAAGGAGGTGTCTTCGGCCGGAGAACAGGGCACAGCCATCGTACGTCGTTTGGCTTGGGGTCGGTCCTTTCTTCCAGACACCACCCCCAAGAGCATATTGTGTTGATTGTGAGGAGATTGGCATCATGAAAAGACTATCGTTGTGGATTGTGGCGGCGGTCCTGCTGATCGGTGGGGCGGCGCAGGGGCAGATGTTCGATATCACCAACCCAGGCGACCCCATCTTGGGCGTTCCTGACGACGGGAACTGGCCGGGGGCGGAGACTCCGCCGAATGCGATCATCGACAATATCGCGCAGAAGTACTTGTGCTTCGAGACGTCGTTCGTGGACATCGACGGCAACCCTGACGCGGCCAACGGCGGCGCCGGCTTCCGCGTGACTCCTTCGGGTCCCAGGGTGGTGGTCAAGGCCCTGAATTTCGCCAGCGCCAACGATTCCGCCGAGCGCGACCC
The Anaerobaca lacustris DNA segment above includes these coding regions:
- a CDS encoding 3-keto-disaccharide hydrolase, translating into MQRTVGRIALWTIVAMMVVGLVGCKGALESGSTGKKVMLWNGQDFAGWQRVLADPAVDVDDVWWVRGDAIHCKGEPFGYLRTEQRYSDYHLHLEWRWPETPTNSGVLLHMNGPDKIWPECIEVQLKAGNAGDFVLMNGTGLTVDGTDRRDTSKRFVVIPKKAATSEKPAGQWNSYDIHCKGGSIRVYVNGVLQNEGTNASPMAGFIGLQSEGSPIEFRNIYILPLN